A portion of the Juglans microcarpa x Juglans regia isolate MS1-56 chromosome 1D, Jm3101_v1.0, whole genome shotgun sequence genome contains these proteins:
- the LOC121266728 gene encoding integrin-linked protein kinase 1-like isoform X1 produces the protein MQKIAAQLRRGISRQLSTGTLGRTLSRQFTRQSSLDPRRNKQRFSFGRQSSLDPIHRSPEQDDAVDLTVPENLDATMHLLFMACRGDVKGVEDLLNEGIDVNSIDLDGRTALHIAACEGNVEVVELLLSRKANLDARDRWGSTAAADAKYYGHTEVYNILKTRGAKVPKTRKTPMVVANPREVPEYELNPLELQIRKGSQISKGSYQVAKWNGTKVSLKILDKDSYSDPDSINAFKHELTLLEKVRHPNVLQFVGAVTQNIPMMIVSEYHPKGDLGNYIQKKGRLSPSKALKFALDIARGMNYLHECKPDPIIHCDLKPKNIFLDSGGHLKVAGFGLTRLSKLSPGKAKLAQPGADRSNLYMAPEVYRDEIFDRSVDSYSFGLILYEMIEGAQPFHPKSPEEAAQIMCLEGKRPPFKIKAKSYPPDLKELVDECWDEEAVVRPTFSEIIVRLDRIESTCSKQGWWKDTFKLPWI, from the exons ATGCAGAAAATAGCGGCGCAACTGAGGCGGGGGATATCCCGGCAGCTCTCAACAGGGACGCTGGGGCGGACGCTGAGCAGGCAATTCACGCGGCAGTCGTCGCTGGACCCAAGGAGGAACAAACAGAGATTCAGCTTCGGGAGGCAGTCGTCTCTGGACCCGATACACCGGAGCCCCGAACAAGACGACGCCGTCGATCTCACGGTGCCGGAGAATCTCGACGCCACGATGCACCTCCTGTTCATGGCGTGCAGAGGGGACGTCAAGGGAGTGGAGGATCTCCTCAACGAGGGGATCGACGTCAACAGCATCGACTTGGATGGGAGGACCGCGCTGCACATCGCCGCGTGCGAAGGCAATGTCGAGGTCGTCGAACTCTTGCTCAGCAGGAAGGCCAACCTCGATGCTCGTGATCGCTGGGGGAGCACG GCAGCTGCTGACGCCAAATATTACGGACACACTGAAGTTTACAATATTCTAAAGACCCGCGGAGCCAAAGTTCCG AAAACCAGGAAGACGCCAATGGTTGTTGCAAATCCTCGAGAAGTACCAGAGTACGAGCTTAATCCACTGGAGCTCCAGATTCGGAAGGGTTCTCAAATCTCTAAG GGATCATATCAAGTGGCTAAATGGAACGGTACAAAGGTTTCCTTAAAGATACTTGACAAGGACAGTTATTCAGACCCTGATAGCAT AAACGCTTTCAAACACGAGCTAACGTTGCTAGAAAAGGTCCGGCATCCTAATGTGCTTCAGTTTGTTGGAGCAGTTACCCAAAATATACCCATGATGATTGTTTCAGAGTATCATCCAAAA GGTGACTTGGgaaattatattcaaaagaaaGGACGCCTGTCTCCATCCAAAGCTCTAAAATTTGCTCTTGATATTGCTAG GGGCATGAATTATCTTCATGAATGTAAACCAGACCCAATTATCCACTGCGACTTAAAGCCAAA AAATATTTTTCTGGACAGTGGAGGTCATTTGAAAGTGGCTGGATTTGGTTTGACAAGATTGTCTAAGCTTTCACCAGGCAAAGCAAAACTAGCACAGCCAGGGGCTGACCGTTCAA ACTTATATATGGCACCCGAGGTTTACAGAGATGAGATATTTGACAGAAGTGTGGATTCCTATTCTTTTGGTCTCATTTTATATGAG ATGATTGAGGGTGCACAACCTTTCCATCCCAAGTCTCCTGAGGAAGCTGCACAAATTATGTGTTTAGAAGGAAAGAGACCGCCATTCAAGATCAAAGCAAAAAGTTATCCTCCAGATCTAAAAGA GTTGGTTGACGAATGTTGGGATGAAGAAGCAGTTGTGAGGCCAACCTTTTCTGAAATAATTGTCCGGCTAGACAGAATAGAATCAACTTGTTCAAAACAAGGATGGTGGAAAGACACTTTTAAGCTTCCTTG GATTTAA
- the LOC121266728 gene encoding integrin-linked protein kinase 1-like isoform X3, whose protein sequence is MQKIAAQLRRGISRQLSTGTLGRTLSRQFTRQSSLDPRRNKQRFSFGRQSSLDPIHRSPEQDDAVDLTVPENLDATMHLLFMACRGDVKGVEDLLNEGIDVNSIDLDGRTALHIAACEGNVEVVELLLSRKANLDARDRWGSTAAADAKYYGHTEVYNILKTRGAKVPKTRKTPMVVANPREVPEYELNPLELQIRKGSQISKGSYQVAKWNGTKVSLKILDKDSYSDPDSINAFKHELTLLEKVRHPNVLQFVGAVTQNIPMMIVSEYHPKGDLGNYIQKKGRLSPSKALKFALDIARGMNYLHECKPDPIIHCDLKPKNIFLDSGGHLKVAGFGLTRLSKLSPGKAKLAQPGADRSNLYMAPEVYRDEIFDRSVDSYSFGLILYEMIEGAQPFHPKSPEEAAQIMCLEGKRPPFKIKAKSYPPDLKELVDECWDEEAVVRPTFSEIIVRLDRIESTCSKQGWWKDTFKLPC, encoded by the exons ATGCAGAAAATAGCGGCGCAACTGAGGCGGGGGATATCCCGGCAGCTCTCAACAGGGACGCTGGGGCGGACGCTGAGCAGGCAATTCACGCGGCAGTCGTCGCTGGACCCAAGGAGGAACAAACAGAGATTCAGCTTCGGGAGGCAGTCGTCTCTGGACCCGATACACCGGAGCCCCGAACAAGACGACGCCGTCGATCTCACGGTGCCGGAGAATCTCGACGCCACGATGCACCTCCTGTTCATGGCGTGCAGAGGGGACGTCAAGGGAGTGGAGGATCTCCTCAACGAGGGGATCGACGTCAACAGCATCGACTTGGATGGGAGGACCGCGCTGCACATCGCCGCGTGCGAAGGCAATGTCGAGGTCGTCGAACTCTTGCTCAGCAGGAAGGCCAACCTCGATGCTCGTGATCGCTGGGGGAGCACG GCAGCTGCTGACGCCAAATATTACGGACACACTGAAGTTTACAATATTCTAAAGACCCGCGGAGCCAAAGTTCCG AAAACCAGGAAGACGCCAATGGTTGTTGCAAATCCTCGAGAAGTACCAGAGTACGAGCTTAATCCACTGGAGCTCCAGATTCGGAAGGGTTCTCAAATCTCTAAG GGATCATATCAAGTGGCTAAATGGAACGGTACAAAGGTTTCCTTAAAGATACTTGACAAGGACAGTTATTCAGACCCTGATAGCAT AAACGCTTTCAAACACGAGCTAACGTTGCTAGAAAAGGTCCGGCATCCTAATGTGCTTCAGTTTGTTGGAGCAGTTACCCAAAATATACCCATGATGATTGTTTCAGAGTATCATCCAAAA GGTGACTTGGgaaattatattcaaaagaaaGGACGCCTGTCTCCATCCAAAGCTCTAAAATTTGCTCTTGATATTGCTAG GGGCATGAATTATCTTCATGAATGTAAACCAGACCCAATTATCCACTGCGACTTAAAGCCAAA AAATATTTTTCTGGACAGTGGAGGTCATTTGAAAGTGGCTGGATTTGGTTTGACAAGATTGTCTAAGCTTTCACCAGGCAAAGCAAAACTAGCACAGCCAGGGGCTGACCGTTCAA ACTTATATATGGCACCCGAGGTTTACAGAGATGAGATATTTGACAGAAGTGTGGATTCCTATTCTTTTGGTCTCATTTTATATGAG ATGATTGAGGGTGCACAACCTTTCCATCCCAAGTCTCCTGAGGAAGCTGCACAAATTATGTGTTTAGAAGGAAAGAGACCGCCATTCAAGATCAAAGCAAAAAGTTATCCTCCAGATCTAAAAGA GTTGGTTGACGAATGTTGGGATGAAGAAGCAGTTGTGAGGCCAACCTTTTCTGAAATAATTGTCCGGCTAGACAGAATAGAATCAACTTGTTCAAAACAAGGATGGTGGAAAGACACTTTTAAGCTTCCTTG TTGA
- the LOC121266728 gene encoding integrin-linked protein kinase 1-like isoform X2: protein MQKIAAQLRRGISRQLSTGTLGRTLSRQFTRQSSLDPRRNKQRFSFGRQSSLDPIHRSPEQDDAVDLTVPENLDATMHLLFMACRGDVKGVEDLLNEGIDVNSIDLDGRTALHIAACEGNVEVVELLLSRKANLDARDRWGSTAAADAKYYGHTEVYNILKTRGAKVPKTRKTPMVVANPREVPEYELNPLELQIRKGSQISKGSYQVAKWNGTKVSLKILDKDSYSDPDSINAFKHELTLLEKVRHPNVLQFVGAVTQNIPMMIVSEYHPKGDLGNYIQKKGRLSPSKALKFALDIARGMNYLHECKPDPIIHCDLKPKNIFLDSGGHLKVAGFGLTRLSKLSPGKAKLAQPGADRSNLYMAPEVYRDEIFDRSVDSYSFGLILYEMIEGAQPFHPKSPEEAAQIMCLEGKRPPFKIKAKSYPPDLKELVDECWDEEAVVRPTFSEIIVRLDRIESTCSKQGWWKDTFKLPW from the exons ATGCAGAAAATAGCGGCGCAACTGAGGCGGGGGATATCCCGGCAGCTCTCAACAGGGACGCTGGGGCGGACGCTGAGCAGGCAATTCACGCGGCAGTCGTCGCTGGACCCAAGGAGGAACAAACAGAGATTCAGCTTCGGGAGGCAGTCGTCTCTGGACCCGATACACCGGAGCCCCGAACAAGACGACGCCGTCGATCTCACGGTGCCGGAGAATCTCGACGCCACGATGCACCTCCTGTTCATGGCGTGCAGAGGGGACGTCAAGGGAGTGGAGGATCTCCTCAACGAGGGGATCGACGTCAACAGCATCGACTTGGATGGGAGGACCGCGCTGCACATCGCCGCGTGCGAAGGCAATGTCGAGGTCGTCGAACTCTTGCTCAGCAGGAAGGCCAACCTCGATGCTCGTGATCGCTGGGGGAGCACG GCAGCTGCTGACGCCAAATATTACGGACACACTGAAGTTTACAATATTCTAAAGACCCGCGGAGCCAAAGTTCCG AAAACCAGGAAGACGCCAATGGTTGTTGCAAATCCTCGAGAAGTACCAGAGTACGAGCTTAATCCACTGGAGCTCCAGATTCGGAAGGGTTCTCAAATCTCTAAG GGATCATATCAAGTGGCTAAATGGAACGGTACAAAGGTTTCCTTAAAGATACTTGACAAGGACAGTTATTCAGACCCTGATAGCAT AAACGCTTTCAAACACGAGCTAACGTTGCTAGAAAAGGTCCGGCATCCTAATGTGCTTCAGTTTGTTGGAGCAGTTACCCAAAATATACCCATGATGATTGTTTCAGAGTATCATCCAAAA GGTGACTTGGgaaattatattcaaaagaaaGGACGCCTGTCTCCATCCAAAGCTCTAAAATTTGCTCTTGATATTGCTAG GGGCATGAATTATCTTCATGAATGTAAACCAGACCCAATTATCCACTGCGACTTAAAGCCAAA AAATATTTTTCTGGACAGTGGAGGTCATTTGAAAGTGGCTGGATTTGGTTTGACAAGATTGTCTAAGCTTTCACCAGGCAAAGCAAAACTAGCACAGCCAGGGGCTGACCGTTCAA ACTTATATATGGCACCCGAGGTTTACAGAGATGAGATATTTGACAGAAGTGTGGATTCCTATTCTTTTGGTCTCATTTTATATGAG ATGATTGAGGGTGCACAACCTTTCCATCCCAAGTCTCCTGAGGAAGCTGCACAAATTATGTGTTTAGAAGGAAAGAGACCGCCATTCAAGATCAAAGCAAAAAGTTATCCTCCAGATCTAAAAGA GTTGGTTGACGAATGTTGGGATGAAGAAGCAGTTGTGAGGCCAACCTTTTCTGAAATAATTGTCCGGCTAGACAGAATAGAATCAACTTGTTCAAAACAAGGATGGTGGAAAGACACTTTTAAGCTTCCTTG GTAA